The Ictalurus furcatus strain D&B chromosome 5, Billie_1.0, whole genome shotgun sequence genome includes a region encoding these proteins:
- the prxl2c gene encoding peroxiredoxin-like 2C isoform X1, whose product MHAINSRGLALGSGKLHTEGEMATGLPITQQICSSVPPTSSATSAVPIAEVEDCLIYDRNGLRLTFKSLYQTHKAIIIFVRHFLCFTCQEYVEDLSKIPQEILLDADVRLIVIGQSGFSHIEAFCSLTGYQHEIYVDPERHIYKKLGMKRGEIYEETASQSPHVKSSMLVGSIKSMWRAMTSPAFDFQGDPLQQGGALIIGPGPNIHVAHFDMNRFNHMPINGLLQLAGMQVVDFNRHAKIIDV is encoded by the exons ATGCATGCCATAAATAGCAGGGGCTTGGCGCTAGGCTCTGGGAAACTCCACACTGAAGGAGAAATGGCTACCGGTTTGCCAATAACACAACAAATCTGCAGCTCTGTACCTCCGACTTCTTCAGCCACATCTGCTGTTCCCATTGCCGAGGTAGAGGATTGTCTCATCTATGATCGAAACGGGCTTCGATTAACCTTCAAGAGCTTATATCAAACCCACAAAGCTATCATTATTTTTGTGAGG cATTTTTTGTGCTTCACATGTCAGGAATATGTTGAAGACCTAAGCAAAATACCACAGGAAATACTATTG GATGCTGATGTCCGACTTATTGTCATTGGGCAATCAGGCTTTTCCCATATAGAG GCATTCTGCTCGCTGACAGGCTATCAACATGAAATTTATGTTGATCCAGAGCGACATATTTATAAGAAACTAGGGATGAAAAGAGGGGAGATCTATGAGgaaacag CCTCTCAAAGCCCACATGTGAAATCCAGCATGCTTGTTGGCAGTATAAAGAGCATGTGGCGTGCCATGACCAGTCCTGCCTTTGATTTTCAAGGAGATCCTCTCCAGCAAGGAGGAGCACTCATCATTGGCCCAG GCCCCAACATTCATGTTGCACATTTTGACATGAATCGATTTAACCATATGCCAATCAATGGGTTGCTTCAGCTGGCTGGAATGCAGGTGGTTGACTTTAACAGACATGCCAAGATTATTGACGTATGA
- the prxl2c gene encoding peroxiredoxin-like 2C isoform X2: MHAINSRGLALGSGKLHTEGEMATGLPITQQICSSVPPTSSATSAVPIAEHFLCFTCQEYVEDLSKIPQEILLDADVRLIVIGQSGFSHIEAFCSLTGYQHEIYVDPERHIYKKLGMKRGEIYEETASQSPHVKSSMLVGSIKSMWRAMTSPAFDFQGDPLQQGGALIIGPGPNIHVAHFDMNRFNHMPINGLLQLAGMQVVDFNRHAKIIDV, from the exons ATGCATGCCATAAATAGCAGGGGCTTGGCGCTAGGCTCTGGGAAACTCCACACTGAAGGAGAAATGGCTACCGGTTTGCCAATAACACAACAAATCTGCAGCTCTGTACCTCCGACTTCTTCAGCCACATCTGCTGTTCCCATTGCCGAG cATTTTTTGTGCTTCACATGTCAGGAATATGTTGAAGACCTAAGCAAAATACCACAGGAAATACTATTG GATGCTGATGTCCGACTTATTGTCATTGGGCAATCAGGCTTTTCCCATATAGAG GCATTCTGCTCGCTGACAGGCTATCAACATGAAATTTATGTTGATCCAGAGCGACATATTTATAAGAAACTAGGGATGAAAAGAGGGGAGATCTATGAGgaaacag CCTCTCAAAGCCCACATGTGAAATCCAGCATGCTTGTTGGCAGTATAAAGAGCATGTGGCGTGCCATGACCAGTCCTGCCTTTGATTTTCAAGGAGATCCTCTCCAGCAAGGAGGAGCACTCATCATTGGCCCAG GCCCCAACATTCATGTTGCACATTTTGACATGAATCGATTTAACCATATGCCAATCAATGGGTTGCTTCAGCTGGCTGGAATGCAGGTGGTTGACTTTAACAGACATGCCAAGATTATTGACGTATGA